From the Camarhynchus parvulus chromosome 13, STF_HiC, whole genome shotgun sequence genome, one window contains:
- the LOC115908811 gene encoding ovomucoid-like, translated as MKVTLVLLAVAALCLAFSTSDAATQNEVDCSEYEKLESGRPIYCERLYQPYCGSDGKTYNNKCSFCKAVLRSRGALHMKQAGAC; from the exons ATGAAGGTCACCCTGGTgctcctggcagtggcagctctgtgcctggcat TTTCCACATCAGATGCTGCCACACAGAATGAG GTGGACTGCAGTGAGTACGAGAAGCTGGAGAGTGGGAGGCCCATTTACTGTGAGAGGCTCTACCAACCCTACTGTGGCTCTGATGGCAAAACCTACAACAACAAATGCTCCTTCTgcaaggctgtgct gaggagcagaggggcccTGCACATGAAGCAGGCAGGAGcgtgctga
- the IL12B gene encoding interleukin-12 subunit beta, with product MSHLLCALLSLFCFAALLESAQWKLQENVFVIDSQWDAEAPATTVELSCDSPEEAVLWRKDSSPFQEGKQRGKTLRVAVKELPDAGNYSCVSEESLRVLSSSLLLIARIGPGGSILRDILKTFQEPRTFLKCEAKNYSGIFTCSWMTENNPNVKFTIRSLEGPQGNVSCSSPVAVTEGALTTYTAQCHKENFCPFAEEHQPIDILLEAIDEVLYENYTASFFIRDIIKPDPPQCQHVATNGTVTWTYPRTWSTPNSYFPLTFKVKVKSTRRHRYQVHDTEEQWVQLPPGPAEVRVQARDCCYLSSWSSWSSLCR from the exons ATGTCTCACCTCCTCTGTGCCTTACTGtccctgttttgctttgctgccCTACTGGAAAGTGCCCAGtggaaactgcaggaaaatg tgTTTGTCATCGACTCGCAGTGGGACGCCGAGGCCCCGGCCACCACggtggagctgagctgtgacaGCCCTGAGGAGGCCGTGCTCTGGAGAAAGGActccagccctttccaggaGGGGAAACAGAGAGGGAAGACCCTGAGGGTGGCAGTGAAGGAGCTCCCGGACGCCGGCAACTACAGCTGTGTGAGCGAGGAGAGCCTCAgggtgctgagctccagcctgctgctcatCGCCAGGATCGGCCCCGGCGGGAGCATCCTCAGGGACATCCTCAAAACCTTCCAGG AGCCCAGGACATTTCTGAAGTGTGAGGCAAAGAACTACTCTGGAATTTTCACATGTTCCTGGATGACAGAAAATAATCCAAATGTGAAGTTCACCATCAGAAGCCTGGAAGG cccccagggaaatgtgtcctgcagcagccccgTGGCTGTCACCGAGGGGGCCCTGACCACCTACACAGCCCAGTGCCACAAGGAGAACTTCTGTCCCTTTGCTGAGGAGCACCAGCCCATTGACATCCTCCTGGAGGCCATTGATGAGGTGTTATATGAGAACTACACCGCCAGCTTCTTCATCAGGGACATCA TAAAGCCTGAccccccccagtgccagcacGTGGCCACCAATGGAACAGTGACCTGGACATACCCCAGGACCTGGAGCACCCCAAACTCCTACTTCCCTTTGACTTTCAAGGTCAAAGTTAAAAGCACAAGGAGACACAGATACCAG gtgcaTGACACAGAGGAGCAGTGGGTGCAGCTGCCCCCGGGGCCGGCTGAGGTGCGCGTGCAGGCCAGGGACTGCTGCTacctcagctcctggagctcctggtCCTCGCTCTGCAGGTAA